The nucleotide sequence AGCAGGGGAAATGTTTCATAGCTTAGTTAGCCGAAATGATTGCCCTTGGTCATTGCTATATTTTTGGTAAAATGGTCGGATAGAGTACTTGGGTAAAGCCTAATGTTTGGCATACTAGTCTCTTGTTTAAAGTAACTATGGAGTGAATAATTATGACATCTTACCGCCCCCTAAACGCTTTGTTGTTCATTGGCATTTTTACCGTGACTAATGCTACAGCTGGTACTTCAGATAGTTATTCACTTACTTTAATGCCTGAGAACATTAAACAGCCTTATGTCGAGGTTAAGGATGAGATCACCCTAACTGGCGCAGCCCAGTTAACCAAAGAATTTGCCCAATCTGGTTATAAATTGGATTTAGTCAGACAAAACTTTAACGTCCCTGAGCTGTATGTGATGAATTTGCCGGACGATCTGAATAATCAAACGGTCGAGAATAAGATAGATAACTTTGTGCGTCTGTTACTGCCTAACGTGTTGGCGGTAAATCAGCAGATCCTAAAAGTGAGGGCCACCTTAAAACAGATGGTAGAGAGACCAAGCGCAAGTTTAACCTCTAAGGATCAAGTTTGGTTACAAGCCTTAGCTAATGACTACGGTCTTAAAGACAGTGCAAAAGGAGGGCTGTCAAAAGGTGGTGATAATCCCGGGGTCAATATTCAGCAATTACTCCTCCATATTGATGTGATCCCAACTGGCATGGTGTTAGCTCAAGGGATTGATGAAAGTGGTTGGGGAACCAGTCATTTTGCGGTTCAAGGTAATGCACTTTATGGTGAACACTTACCGCAAGGTGGTGGGAAATATCTTACTACACCAGGAGGTCATGTCAAAGTCGCTGCCTTCGATAGTTTATATCAGGGAACTGCGGCCTATATCTATAACCTCAACTCAAGCCGGGCCTACCATGAGTTATGGCAACTGCGTGAGGAGCTGCGTGCTAAAGGCAAGCCTGTCACCGGATATGAACTGGTTGCAGCGTTAGCAAACTATTCAGTTCGTGGTCAGGCTTATGTGAATAACCTACGTAGCTTAATCGAGCACCATCATCTGGACAATTACGATAAGGTTGAATTAGACCCATCGTTGGGGCGTAAGCGTATCAAGTTTAACTAAACTACCTTGATTATTCTACTCACTCTAAGACAGCTGAAATTCCATTGAGAATGGGCTTAGCATGTGTGAAAAAACGACTGAAACCGGAACATAAATAGTTCAAGCCTAACTCACCATCTGGGGCACGAATTAACCTGTTTTTAGGACATTCTCCCCAGCATAAATTTAGATGGGAGCACTCTTTACAATAATTTGGCAAGCTGTCACGTTTAGCCATACCAAAGGTCTCTTGGCGAGTTGAAAACACCAAATTATTTAAACTGCTTTGATGTATATTGCCTAGCTCATATTCGGGATAAACATAATGGTCGCAAGAATACACTTTACCGTCATGCTCAACTGCTACGCCTTTACCACAAAACTCAGCCATAACGCAGATTTGAGCTGGTAACCCCATTGTTTGTGCGACGGCAGTTTCAAACAAGTTAACCA is from Shewanella sp. MTB7 and encodes:
- a CDS encoding glucosaminidase domain-containing protein, encoding MTSYRPLNALLFIGIFTVTNATAGTSDSYSLTLMPENIKQPYVEVKDEITLTGAAQLTKEFAQSGYKLDLVRQNFNVPELYVMNLPDDLNNQTVENKIDNFVRLLLPNVLAVNQQILKVRATLKQMVERPSASLTSKDQVWLQALANDYGLKDSAKGGLSKGGDNPGVNIQQLLLHIDVIPTGMVLAQGIDESGWGTSHFAVQGNALYGEHLPQGGGKYLTTPGGHVKVAAFDSLYQGTAAYIYNLNSSRAYHELWQLREELRAKGKPVTGYELVAALANYSVRGQAYVNNLRSLIEHHHLDNYDKVELDPSLGRKRIKFN